The following proteins are encoded in a genomic region of Haloarcula marina:
- a CDS encoding DUF7535 family protein — protein sequence MTDDADESSTSLLPEPLRTVTPLTGSHRDESMDVIGWGIFLGLVVLLLPLLPFILIVWLISKVTESLTPS from the coding sequence ATGACAGACGATGCCGACGAATCGAGCACGTCGCTGTTGCCGGAGCCACTCAGAACCGTCACGCCGCTAACCGGGTCGCACCGCGACGAGAGCATGGACGTTATCGGCTGGGGCATCTTCCTGGGCCTCGTCGTCTTGCTCCTGCCGCTGTTGCCGTTCATCCTCATCGTCTGGCTTATCTCGAAGGTGACCGAGTCGCTGACGCCGAGTTAG
- a CDS encoding ornithine cyclodeaminase family protein: MQTLLLGPDDVADYADLPAVIDAVSAAFAADARGDTIMPAKSYIDLPEYNGDFRSMPAYVHAGEWDAAAVKWVNVHPDNPTDHDLPTVLGTLIYSDPETAFPLSVMDGTVLTRLRTGAAAAVATDHLAVPDADSLGLVGAGTQSYTQLEAIATVRDIETVVIADRDPEKQQAFVDHFSDRFEVRAGSIAEAAGCDVLSTITPVESPIVERSWLGDRTHVNAIGADAAGKHEHDDQTLLDAKLVIDDYEQCTHSGEINVPWSAGVLSDADLYGELGPIVAGDLDGRTPEDGLTVFDSTGLAIQDVAAAHVAYEGARAAGAGTDFELVGTDRT, from the coding sequence ATGCAGACGTTGCTGCTCGGTCCCGACGACGTGGCCGACTACGCCGACCTCCCGGCGGTCATCGACGCCGTCTCGGCGGCCTTCGCCGCCGACGCTCGCGGCGACACCATCATGCCCGCGAAGTCCTACATCGACCTTCCGGAGTACAACGGCGACTTCCGGTCGATGCCCGCCTACGTCCACGCGGGCGAGTGGGACGCCGCCGCGGTGAAGTGGGTTAACGTCCACCCGGACAACCCCACCGACCACGACTTGCCGACGGTGCTGGGGACGCTCATCTACTCGGACCCCGAGACGGCGTTCCCGCTGTCGGTGATGGACGGCACCGTCCTGACCCGACTGCGGACCGGCGCGGCCGCCGCCGTCGCCACCGACCACCTCGCCGTCCCCGACGCCGACTCGCTGGGACTGGTCGGCGCGGGCACACAGTCGTACACTCAACTGGAAGCCATCGCGACCGTTCGGGACATCGAGACGGTGGTCATCGCCGACCGGGACCCCGAGAAACAGCAGGCGTTCGTCGACCACTTTTCGGACCGATTCGAGGTTCGGGCGGGGTCCATCGCCGAGGCCGCCGGGTGTGACGTACTCTCGACGATTACGCCCGTCGAGTCGCCCATCGTCGAGCGGTCGTGGCTCGGCGACCGGACCCACGTCAACGCCATCGGGGCCGACGCCGCCGGGAAGCACGAACACGACGACCAGACCCTATTGGACGCGAAACTCGTCATCGACGACTACGAGCAGTGTACCCACTCGGGCGAAATCAACGTCCCGTGGAGTGCGGGCGTCCTCTCGGACGCGGACCTCTACGGCGAACTCGGCCCCATCGTCGCCGGTGACCTCGACGGCCGAACCCCCGAGGACGGCCTCACTGTCTTCGACTCGACGGGCTTGGCGATTCAGGACGTGGCCGCCGCCCACGTCGCCTACGAGGGGGCGCGGGCGGCCGGTGCGGGGACGGACTTCGAACTGGTCGGGACCGACCGGACCTAA